In the genome of Nitrospira japonica, one region contains:
- a CDS encoding ankyrin repeat domain-containing protein, giving the protein MGRFSPLFILVLTLLQGGCGTIVSRNVDPYQDRGSQEGDLVYPRTRIYGGVAADIHWIRYEYRSKTTSNIPLPLDIPLSFAADTVLLPLTVYEQFFIGALPVAAEKGDLTAVKLMLEKGENVESRDSWGHSALMSAAWAGHDEIVQVLLENGGAINGKTRQGLTPLFYAVLNGHTATARRLLDQGADPNSLWSGETTPLMVAAGKGNKELVDALIAKGADVNARGMFQFTPLIHAAMEGHTETVQVLLTNGAIVNAKDNAGGTALIHAACEGREETVVLLLQNGADVNAKRFTKPAHPSNSALGCAIHNKHAAIAERLKQEGATL; this is encoded by the coding sequence ATGGGAAGATTCTCGCCGCTATTCATACTGGTCCTTACTCTCCTTCAAGGTGGATGTGGGACTATTGTCAGTAGAAATGTTGACCCTTATCAGGATCGTGGATCGCAGGAAGGGGACCTTGTATATCCGAGGACAAGAATATACGGAGGCGTGGCCGCTGATATTCACTGGATTAGATATGAATACCGCTCAAAAACCACTTCGAACATACCGCTGCCGTTAGATATTCCACTTAGCTTTGCCGCTGATACCGTTTTGCTACCGCTTACCGTGTATGAACAGTTCTTTATAGGAGCACTTCCCGTGGCCGCGGAGAAAGGCGATCTCACGGCTGTCAAGTTGATGCTCGAAAAAGGTGAAAATGTAGAGTCAAGGGACAGTTGGGGCCATTCCGCATTAATGAGCGCGGCCTGGGCAGGTCATGATGAGATTGTGCAAGTTCTGCTAGAGAACGGCGGAGCTATCAACGGGAAAACTAGACAAGGCTTGACGCCATTGTTCTATGCCGTCCTGAATGGCCATACAGCAACCGCGCGGCGATTGTTAGATCAAGGCGCAGACCCTAATAGTCTGTGGTCAGGGGAAACAACCCCTCTCATGGTTGCTGCTGGAAAGGGGAACAAGGAGTTGGTCGATGCTCTCATCGCAAAAGGGGCTGACGTCAACGCTAGAGGGATGTTCCAGTTCACACCACTTATACATGCGGCGATGGAAGGTCACACAGAAACTGTCCAAGTTCTCCTCACCAATGGGGCCATTGTTAATGCAAAAGATAATGCTGGCGGGACAGCACTGATTCATGCAGCGTGTGAGGGCCGGGAAGAGACTGTGGTTCTTCTCTTGCAGAATGGAGCAGATGTAAATGCAAAGCGGTTTACCAAACCAGCCCATCCCTCAAACTCTGCGTTGGGATGCGCAATTCATAACAAGCATGCAGCAATAGCGGAGAGGCTCAAGCAGGAAGGAGCCACACTGTGA
- a CDS encoding energy transducer TonB, translating into MILSVVVTNLGKISHTWLVQSSSHPILDQVVVDVVQSIAPISFKHHSNTPTKTIYVPMTFKMR; encoded by the coding sequence GTGATTTTATCAGTGGTCGTCACAAATCTAGGCAAAATCTCCCACACCTGGCTTGTGCAAAGTTCTTCTCATCCGATTTTGGATCAAGTCGTTGTAGATGTTGTGCAAAGCATCGCACCGATCTCGTTCAAGCACCACTCCAACACGCCTACGAAAACTATCTATGTTCCGATGACTTTCAAAATGAGGTAA
- a CDS encoding HEAT repeat domain-containing protein, whose amino-acid sequence MRSIVKAKRKRKRTFHTRLTQVDPTSTIIVHGTWANDEDWWRWGAEFPAYLDQHTNDVYKGADFFSWSGGVSHKDRTEGGKALQRWVVAHPTEKLRIVAHSHGGNVAFLASHDGLKIHTLILLGTPIRTDYSPSMKNIRYIYNVYSPDDGWQTAGAEPYPRGEGKTKGQILPEASDNLKVGGSHFDLHTSSLWKNYKLERIIGTLSTMSTDQELVLRQELLILRLREGDRQERLEAILDLARMMSTNAAPVLRERLENDEPSIQIYAAYALHRIAGDKRGVPILLYYLQGPNKDLREGAVYALGLMGKGILPDLRAALAKAPHSASIRRIMHEVRKQ is encoded by the coding sequence ATGCGCAGCATTGTGAAAGCAAAGAGGAAGCGTAAGAGAACTTTCCATACTAGGTTGACACAAGTCGATCCCACGTCGACCATCATTGTCCATGGAACCTGGGCGAACGATGAAGACTGGTGGCGATGGGGTGCTGAGTTTCCTGCTTATCTCGATCAGCACACCAACGATGTCTACAAAGGAGCGGACTTCTTTAGTTGGAGCGGCGGCGTGAGTCATAAAGATCGGACTGAAGGAGGAAAGGCGCTGCAACGATGGGTTGTGGCACACCCTACCGAAAAGCTCCGTATTGTAGCCCACAGCCACGGAGGAAACGTGGCATTCTTGGCGAGCCATGACGGATTAAAGATCCACACGCTGATTCTCCTGGGCACGCCCATCCGTACCGACTACTCGCCGAGCATGAAGAACATACGATACATCTACAATGTGTATTCGCCGGATGATGGGTGGCAGACTGCAGGCGCAGAGCCCTACCCACGGGGTGAAGGTAAGACCAAAGGGCAGATTCTTCCTGAAGCGTCGGACAATCTCAAAGTGGGGGGAAGTCATTTTGACCTCCACACCAGTTCACTCTGGAAGAACTACAAGCTTGAACGCATCATTGGTACACTGAGTACGATGTCGACCGACCAAGAACTGGTGCTCCGCCAAGAACTGCTGATACTTCGATTACGAGAAGGCGATCGCCAGGAACGATTGGAAGCCATTCTCGATCTTGCGCGCATGATGAGCACGAATGCCGCACCGGTACTTCGTGAACGGTTGGAGAACGATGAGCCGTCCATCCAGATCTACGCGGCCTATGCGCTCCACCGTATAGCAGGGGATAAGCGAGGCGTACCGATTCTCTTGTACTACCTCCAGGGCCCCAATAAGGATTTGCGTGAGGGTGCCGTCTATGCGCTGGGACTCATGGGCAAAGGGATCTTACCGGATTTGAGAGCTGCTTTAGCGAAAGCGCCACATTCAGCATCCATTCGGCGGATAATGCATGAAGTAAGGAAACAGTAG